In Desulfovibrio sp. 86, the following proteins share a genomic window:
- the cbiE gene encoding precorrin-6y C5,15-methyltransferase (decarboxylating) subunit CbiE — translation MKNQVALPGIAVPAPSCPESANERRADSKPETAPGAARVLSPGVPAAAPVVAPLEAAAPKAAPLEAASSEAAAPSLPDSASDAAPHSINAPEPAPHPQEGLAASPSPDSQDAHVLPAAPSAPEIPDAAASASETDNSAVHSAPGTAARPAETASPARPAKMQRKPATLLAEEPAAESQTDDWPPMSEILQSFFIFEPTTAEPSPITVLGLDCARPRGLLDLTATQRALLQEADVICGGRHLLRELTDAAEEKSPADQGDADARAPSHASSPASASASTLDAYEDNAGPHLLKARLLPLSTPLQPVLTRLSQMRAAGERVVMLADGDPLLFGIGATLVRLLGQDAVRLLPAVSSLQQACARLALPWHRVICLSLHGRDDLGPLNAAVSKNAPLCVLTDARMTPDFLARHLLDRGVDWFRAHVFERMGAPDEICHNLDMAQAASTSFGPACTLVFVPADTPRRARLGLEAHELAVDRGLISKKPVRAAALALLRIEPHHVVWDVGAGSGAVALEAAVLAHEGRVIAVERSVGRAMSIQENRRRFGVAILDVRLGEAPECLPSLPDPHRVFIGGGLSGEDGEDILGHVCLRLPVGGRVVASCVLLDTLCLCRNFFERLGWPVEICQIQASEGKELGGDVHLAAMNPVFLLTAQKPASDGAVQKREHE, via the coding sequence ATGAAAAATCAGGTTGCACTGCCCGGCATCGCCGTGCCCGCACCGAGCTGCCCCGAAAGCGCAAACGAGCGCAGGGCCGACTCCAAACCCGAAACCGCGCCCGGCGCGGCCAGGGTTCTCTCGCCTGGCGTCCCGGCTGCCGCACCGGTGGTCGCCCCACTGGAGGCTGCCGCGCCAAAGGCTGCCCCACTGGAGGCCGCGTCGTCCGAAGCTGCCGCGCCTTCTCTTCCCGATTCCGCCTCGGACGCGGCCCCACATTCCATCAACGCGCCGGAGCCTGCCCCCCACCCGCAGGAGGGGTTAGCCGCATCGCCCTCCCCGGATTCACAGGATGCTCACGTCCTTCCAGCCGCGCCTTCTGCGCCGGAAATCCCCGATGCAGCCGCCTCTGCCAGCGAAACTGACAACTCCGCCGTGCACAGCGCTCCCGGCACTGCCGCCCGCCCTGCAGAAACGGCTTCGCCAGCGCGCCCGGCCAAAATGCAGCGCAAGCCAGCGACACTGCTCGCAGAAGAACCGGCTGCGGAATCCCAGACGGACGACTGGCCGCCCATGTCCGAAATTCTGCAATCTTTTTTCATCTTTGAGCCCACCACGGCCGAGCCTTCACCCATCACTGTCCTCGGCCTTGACTGCGCCCGTCCGCGCGGCCTGCTGGATCTCACGGCCACGCAGCGCGCCTTGCTGCAAGAGGCGGACGTCATATGCGGCGGGCGTCATCTTTTGCGCGAACTGACCGACGCGGCTGAAGAAAAAAGTCCCGCGGATCAGGGCGACGCCGACGCGCGCGCGCCTTCTCACGCCTCTTCCCCAGCCTCTGCATCAGCTTCTACACTTGACGCCTATGAAGACAATGCGGGGCCGCACCTGCTTAAGGCGCGTCTGCTGCCCCTGAGCACTCCGCTGCAGCCCGTACTCACCCGACTGAGCCAGATGCGCGCCGCTGGCGAGCGCGTTGTCATGCTGGCCGACGGCGACCCGCTGCTTTTCGGCATCGGGGCCACTCTGGTGCGCCTTCTCGGGCAGGACGCCGTGCGCCTCCTGCCTGCCGTCAGTTCCCTGCAGCAGGCCTGCGCCCGGCTGGCCCTGCCCTGGCACAGGGTCATCTGCCTTTCCCTGCACGGGCGTGACGACCTCGGCCCCCTCAACGCGGCGGTGAGCAAAAACGCGCCGCTCTGCGTGCTCACCGACGCGCGCATGACCCCGGACTTTCTCGCGCGCCACCTCCTTGACCGTGGCGTCGATTGGTTCCGCGCCCACGTTTTTGAGCGCATGGGCGCGCCGGATGAGATCTGCCACAACCTGGACATGGCCCAGGCCGCCAGCACCTCGTTTGGTCCTGCCTGCACGCTTGTTTTTGTGCCCGCCGACACGCCGCGCCGCGCGCGCCTCGGCCTTGAGGCGCACGAACTCGCCGTGGACAGGGGGCTTATAAGCAAAAAACCCGTGCGGGCCGCCGCTCTGGCCTTGTTGCGCATCGAGCCGCATCATGTGGTCTGGGATGTGGGCGCTGGCTCCGGGGCCGTTGCCCTTGAAGCCGCCGTACTGGCCCATGAAGGACGCGTCATCGCTGTGGAGCGCTCCGTGGGGCGGGCCATGAGCATTCAGGAAAACCGCCGCCGCTTCGGCGTGGCCATTCTGGACGTGCGCCTGGGCGAAGCGCCCGAATGCCTGCCCTCTCTGCCCGATCCTCACCGGGTTTTCATTGGCGGCGGCCTTTCAGGCGAAGACGGTGAGGACATCCTTGGGCACGTCTGCCTGCGCCTGCCCGTAGGCGGGCGTGTGGTGGCAAGCTGCGTTCTGCTGGACACCCTCTGCCTCTGCCGCAACTTCTTCGAACGTCTGGGCTGGCCTGTGGAAATCTGCCAGATTCAGGCTTCGGAAGGCAAGGAGCTGGGCGGCGACGTGCACCTGGCGGCCATGAATCCCGTATTTTTACTTACAGCCCAAAAACCCGCCTCCGACGGTGCGGTGCAGAAGCGTGAACATGAATAG
- the cobM gene encoding precorrin-4 C(11)-methyltransferase: MNSGNTKTPPTDNLSASTSSCANGPSHARGAAPGLVSFVGAGPGDPELLTLKGRKAIEEASLVLYAGSLVPPDVVACAAPGVPVVDSAPLTLEQCHDLVRRTALAGGPVARVHTGDPSLYGALREQARLLDQDGIPWRVIPGVTAACAAAAAAGVTFTVPEVTQSLIITRMEGRTPVPDREALHLLAAHGTSMAIYLSAGACESLQAELLAHTPPDTPILCAYRVGWPDQRLIWATAGTLAHCVHEHGLVRQTIFLVLPGQNAADTSSLLYAANFSHGYRQSGQD, from the coding sequence ATGAATAGCGGCAACACAAAAACACCTCCGACCGACAACCTGAGCGCCTCCACCTCATCGTGCGCAAACGGCCCCTCCCATGCCAGAGGCGCAGCCCCCGGTCTTGTCAGTTTTGTGGGGGCAGGCCCCGGCGACCCGGAACTGCTGACCCTCAAAGGCCGTAAAGCTATTGAAGAGGCCAGCCTCGTGCTCTATGCAGGGTCGCTGGTTCCGCCGGACGTGGTGGCCTGCGCGGCCCCCGGTGTCCCCGTGGTGGATTCCGCCCCCCTGACCCTTGAGCAGTGTCATGACCTTGTGCGGCGCACGGCTCTGGCGGGCGGCCCGGTGGCTCGCGTGCACACGGGCGACCCTTCCCTCTACGGCGCGCTGCGTGAGCAGGCCCGCCTGCTGGATCAGGACGGCATCCCCTGGCGCGTCATACCGGGCGTTACCGCAGCCTGTGCGGCGGCGGCCGCCGCAGGCGTGACCTTTACCGTGCCGGAAGTGACCCAGAGCCTCATCATCACCCGCATGGAAGGCCGCACCCCTGTACCGGATCGCGAAGCCCTGCACCTGCTGGCGGCCCACGGCACATCCATGGCCATCTACCTTTCAGCCGGAGCCTGCGAAAGTCTGCAAGCAGAGCTGCTGGCCCACACCCCGCCAGACACCCCCATTTTATGCGCCTACCGCGTGGGCTGGCCCGACCAGCGCCTCATTTGGGCCACCGCAGGAACCCTGGCCCACTGCGTACACGAGCACGGACTTGTACGGCAGACCATTTTTCTGGTGCTGCCGGGGCAAAACGCCGCTGACACGTCCTCGCTCCTGTATGCGGCCAATTTCAGCCACGGCTACAGGCAGTCCGGTCAAGACTAG
- a CDS encoding aldehyde dehydrogenase family protein, with protein MKKPHLQDNYSLFIDGQWKDASDGATYDTFCPANGERLATCAEATKEDVDAAVKAATRAWQSWKNTDPIVRANLLLKIADIIDANKEHLAMVETLDNGKPIRETLNVDIPFAADHFRYFASVVRTDEGSATMLDGNTLSLVLREPIGVVGQIVPWNFPFLMAAWKLAPVLAAGCCTVFKPSNHTSLSVLELARLIADVLPKGVFNVVTGRGSRSGQFILEHPGFSKLAFTGSTDVGRSVGLAAAKRLIPSTLELGGKSANIFFPDCQWDLAMDGLQLGILFNQGQVCCAGSRVFVHEDIYDKFVAEAVERFNRVKVGLPWDAKTQMGAQIYESHLKAILLCIEQAKGEGAKVLCGGERITEGELAKGCFMRPTLLGNVTNKMRVAQDEIFGPVAVIIKFKTEEEVIKMANDSVFGLGGAVWTRDVNRAIRVSRAVETGRMWVNCYNSIPAGAPFGGYKESGIGRETHKIMLEHYTQQKNIMINLGEKPTGFYP; from the coding sequence ATGAAAAAGCCACACTTGCAGGACAACTATTCCCTCTTCATTGACGGCCAATGGAAAGACGCCTCTGACGGCGCGACCTATGACACCTTCTGCCCGGCCAATGGTGAGCGTCTTGCCACCTGCGCCGAGGCCACCAAGGAAGATGTGGATGCTGCGGTCAAGGCCGCGACCCGTGCCTGGCAAAGCTGGAAAAACACCGATCCCATCGTGCGCGCCAATCTGCTTTTGAAAATTGCGGACATTATTGACGCCAACAAAGAACACCTCGCCATGGTGGAAACGCTGGACAACGGCAAGCCCATCCGCGAAACCCTGAATGTTGACATCCCCTTCGCCGCCGACCACTTCCGCTACTTTGCCAGCGTGGTGCGTACCGACGAAGGCTCCGCCACCATGCTTGACGGAAACACGCTCTCCCTGGTTCTGCGTGAGCCCATCGGCGTTGTGGGGCAGATCGTGCCCTGGAACTTCCCCTTCCTCATGGCAGCCTGGAAGCTGGCTCCGGTACTGGCCGCCGGCTGCTGCACCGTGTTCAAGCCCTCCAACCACACCTCCCTTTCCGTGCTGGAACTGGCGCGTCTCATAGCCGATGTGCTGCCCAAGGGCGTCTTCAACGTCGTCACCGGGCGCGGCTCACGGTCCGGCCAATTCATTCTGGAGCACCCCGGTTTCAGCAAACTGGCCTTCACCGGCTCCACGGACGTAGGCCGCAGTGTGGGCCTGGCCGCCGCCAAGCGCCTTATCCCTTCCACCCTCGAACTGGGCGGCAAGTCGGCCAATATCTTCTTCCCCGACTGCCAGTGGGATCTGGCCATGGACGGCCTGCAACTGGGCATCCTGTTCAATCAGGGGCAGGTCTGCTGCGCCGGATCGCGCGTCTTTGTGCATGAAGACATTTACGACAAATTCGTGGCCGAAGCTGTTGAACGCTTCAACCGCGTCAAGGTTGGCCTGCCCTGGGACGCCAAGACCCAGATGGGCGCGCAGATATATGAGTCACACCTCAAGGCCATACTGCTCTGCATCGAACAGGCCAAGGGCGAAGGAGCCAAAGTGCTCTGCGGCGGCGAGCGCATCACCGAGGGCGAACTGGCCAAGGGCTGCTTTATGCGGCCTACCCTGCTCGGCAATGTCACCAACAAGATGCGCGTGGCCCAGGATGAAATCTTCGGTCCCGTGGCCGTCATCATCAAGTTCAAGACTGAAGAAGAAGTGATCAAGATGGCCAATGACAGCGTCTTTGGCCTGGGCGGCGCAGTGTGGACCCGCGACGTCAACCGCGCCATCCGCGTGAGCCGCGCCGTTGAAACGGGCCGCATGTGGGTAAACTGCTACAACAGCATCCCGGCTGGCGCTCCCTTTGGCGGATACAAAGAATCGGGCATCGGGCGTGAAACCCACAAGATCATGCTTGAGCATTACACTCAGCAAAAGAACATCATGATCAACCTGGGAGAAAAGCCCACCGGCTTCTACCCCTAG
- a CDS encoding sulfide/dihydroorotate dehydrogenase-like FAD/NAD-binding protein yields MPTRILHKESLIPGKTSKLVLDAPEIARKGKPGHFVMLRMTPTGERIPLTIADTDAENGTITIVYLVMGKSTALLEALTVGDDILDVCGPLGHPTHIEKKGTVICVGGGTGIAAMHHIAKGHARMGNKVVGVIGARSKDLLLFENELKSFVNELLISTDDGSYGHKGLVTDLLRDRLEKDKSVFEVVAVGPVPMMAAVAETTRPFGVKTTVSLNPIMVDGIGMCGACRVSVGGKTKFACVDGPEFDGHEVDFPELRRRLAAYREQEKVSIDDYQRTAHGN; encoded by the coding sequence ATGCCAACACGCATACTGCACAAGGAAAGCCTGATCCCGGGCAAAACCAGCAAGCTGGTGCTTGATGCGCCGGAAATCGCCCGCAAGGGCAAACCCGGCCATTTTGTCATGCTGCGCATGACCCCCACCGGGGAGCGCATTCCCCTTACCATTGCTGATACTGACGCCGAAAACGGCACCATCACCATTGTGTATCTGGTCATGGGCAAAAGCACGGCCCTGCTTGAAGCCCTTACCGTGGGCGACGACATCCTTGACGTCTGCGGTCCTCTGGGCCACCCCACCCATATTGAAAAGAAAGGCACCGTCATCTGTGTGGGCGGCGGCACGGGCATTGCCGCCATGCACCACATTGCCAAGGGCCACGCCCGCATGGGCAACAAGGTTGTGGGCGTCATCGGCGCGCGCAGCAAGGACCTGCTGCTTTTTGAAAACGAGCTGAAATCCTTTGTCAACGAACTGCTCATCTCCACCGATGACGGCAGTTACGGCCACAAGGGCCTTGTGACGGATCTTCTGCGCGACAGGCTTGAAAAAGACAAGAGCGTCTTTGAAGTCGTGGCCGTGGGCCCCGTGCCCATGATGGCGGCTGTGGCCGAAACCACGCGCCCCTTTGGCGTCAAGACCACGGTCAGCCTCAACCCCATCATGGTTGACGGCATAGGCATGTGCGGCGCCTGCCGCGTCAGCGTGGGCGGCAAAACCAAGTTCGCCTGTGTCGACGGCCCCGAATTTGACGGGCACGAAGTGGATTTTCCTGAACTGCGCCGCCGTCTGGCCGCCTATCGTGAACAGGAGAAGGTCTCCATCGACGACTATCAGAGGACTGCTCATGGAAACTAA
- the gltA gene encoding NADPH-dependent glutamate synthase yields the protein METKTPKKPVAPRVDMPCQPAEVRRANFDEVALGYTREMAIEEAQRCLQCKKPLCVSGCPVEVPIRDFIREAAHGNMDAAYRIIKSTNSLPAVCGRVCPQEHQCEGKCVLRAKGQPVAIGRLERFVADTYIATTACEQVTGTDACALPRGDLKVACIGSGPSSLTCAGVCAAAGIKVDVYEALHEPGGVLIYGIPAFRLPKNVVATEIDGLRLAGVDFHLNSVGGRTVEVEELLETHHAVFIGVGAGLPMFLGVPGENLVGVFSANEYLTRVNLGRAYDFPHQDTPAFPGKNVTVFGAGNVAMDAARTALRMGAESVHIVYRRTRAEMPARLEELEHAEEEGVQFAMLSAPLRFNGNAEMRLTSVTLQKMELGEPDASGRRRPVAIEGEVFDLPTDLAVVALGTRSNPILLDATPKLKQNKWGYIEVNEETGETSMPNVFAGGDIVTGAATVILAMGAGRKAGQEIVRRLLK from the coding sequence ATGGAAACTAAGACCCCCAAAAAGCCCGTTGCCCCCAGGGTGGACATGCCCTGCCAGCCCGCCGAAGTGCGCCGCGCCAATTTTGACGAAGTGGCCCTGGGTTACACCAGGGAAATGGCCATTGAAGAAGCCCAGCGCTGCCTCCAGTGCAAAAAGCCCCTCTGCGTCAGCGGCTGCCCGGTGGAAGTGCCCATCCGCGACTTTATCCGTGAAGCGGCGCATGGCAACATGGACGCCGCCTACCGCATCATCAAGAGCACCAACAGCCTGCCCGCCGTCTGCGGCCGCGTCTGCCCGCAGGAACACCAGTGCGAGGGCAAGTGCGTTCTCAGGGCCAAGGGCCAGCCCGTGGCCATCGGCCGCCTTGAGCGTTTTGTGGCCGACACCTACATCGCCACCACGGCCTGCGAACAGGTCACGGGCACGGATGCCTGCGCCCTGCCGCGCGGCGACCTCAAGGTTGCCTGCATCGGCTCCGGCCCGTCTTCCCTCACCTGTGCGGGCGTCTGCGCCGCTGCGGGCATCAAGGTTGACGTGTACGAAGCCCTGCACGAGCCCGGCGGAGTGCTCATTTACGGCATCCCCGCCTTTCGTCTGCCCAAGAACGTGGTTGCCACCGAAATTGACGGCCTGCGCCTGGCTGGCGTGGACTTTCACCTCAACTCCGTTGGCGGCCGTACCGTCGAGGTGGAAGAACTGCTTGAAACCCACCATGCCGTCTTTATCGGCGTGGGCGCGGGCCTGCCAATGTTTCTGGGCGTTCCCGGCGAAAATCTGGTGGGCGTGTTCTCGGCCAACGAGTACCTCACCCGCGTGAACCTTGGCCGGGCCTACGACTTTCCGCATCAGGACACCCCGGCCTTTCCCGGCAAGAACGTCACGGTCTTCGGCGCGGGCAACGTGGCCATGGACGCGGCCCGCACCGCCCTGCGCATGGGGGCGGAAAGCGTGCACATCGTCTACCGCCGCACCAGGGCCGAAATGCCCGCCCGCCTTGAAGAACTGGAACACGCCGAGGAAGAGGGCGTGCAGTTCGCCATGCTTTCGGCCCCGCTGCGCTTTAACGGCAATGCCGAAATGCGCCTCACTTCCGTTACCCTGCAAAAAATGGAACTGGGCGAACCCGACGCCTCCGGCCGCCGCCGCCCCGTGGCCATTGAGGGCGAAGTGTTCGATCTGCCCACGGACCTTGCCGTTGTGGCGCTGGGCACACGTTCCAATCCCATTCTTCTGGACGCCACCCCCAAGCTCAAGCAGAACAAGTGGGGCTATATCGAGGTCAATGAAGAAACGGGCGAAACGTCCATGCCCAACGTCTTTGCCGGAGGCGACATCGTCACCGGCGCGGCCACCGTCATCCTCGCCATGGGCGCGGGGCGCAAGGCCGGGCAGGAAATTGTACGACGCTTGCTGAAATAA
- a CDS encoding histidinol-phosphatase, protein MILADLHTHTKYSHGGNSPAEMYAAAQARGLEIIGFTEHSPRPLGFDYTNEYRDKLTRHLPDYAREVLEIKAANAHGPCRVLFGMEMDWLEGQLDFTRASSTAYDFDYLLGSVHFIGPWGFDDGAQPWKDMSQEECEAQYTRYFEAWERMLASGLFNIAAHPDLIKIFSVEQFHVWLAKPESLALVRKGLAALRHSGMSMEVSSAGLRKACREIYPAPPIMVMAAEMGLPISFASDAHVTDDVGYGFARLASYARAFGFREYTVFDRGQRSVYPI, encoded by the coding sequence ATGATTCTCGCAGACCTGCACACCCACACCAAGTATTCTCACGGCGGCAACAGCCCTGCCGAAATGTACGCGGCCGCTCAGGCCAGGGGGCTTGAGATCATTGGCTTTACCGAGCATTCGCCACGTCCCCTGGGTTTTGATTACACCAATGAATACAGGGACAAACTGACGCGCCACCTGCCGGACTACGCCCGCGAAGTTCTGGAAATCAAGGCCGCCAATGCGCACGGCCCCTGCCGGGTGCTTTTCGGCATGGAAATGGACTGGCTTGAAGGCCAGCTGGACTTTACCCGCGCGTCCAGTACTGCCTACGATTTTGACTACCTGCTGGGCAGCGTGCACTTCATCGGCCCATGGGGCTTTGATGATGGCGCGCAACCGTGGAAGGACATGTCGCAGGAAGAATGCGAAGCCCAGTACACCCGCTATTTTGAAGCCTGGGAACGTATGCTGGCCTCCGGCCTCTTCAATATTGCCGCGCACCCGGATCTCATCAAAATTTTCTCCGTCGAGCAGTTTCACGTCTGGCTGGCAAAGCCGGAAAGCCTGGCCCTTGTGCGAAAGGGACTTGCGGCCTTGCGGCACTCCGGCATGAGCATGGAAGTTTCCTCAGCCGGTCTGCGCAAAGCCTGCCGCGAAATCTATCCCGCGCCGCCCATCATGGTCATGGCCGCAGAAATGGGCCTGCCCATAAGCTTCGCTTCGGACGCGCACGTGACGGACGATGTGGGTTACGGCTTTGCCCGGCTGGCCTCCTATGCCCGAGCCTTCGGATTCAGGGAATACACCGTGTTTGACCGTGGGCAGCGCAGCGTCTACCCCATTTAG
- a CDS encoding ATP-binding cassette domain-containing protein → MFEPIVTIRDLSLFLPGDASQRRILHHIDWQVARGRHCALLGPNGSGKSTLLRLLRGELWPSKGHIWWHTAEGREQSPLAGRAMTALVSPGQQENYQRQAWDLTGLDLLLTGFDDTPLVYSDGGAQALARREAAVRMADRLEAEGLLDRAMHTLSQGQLRLLLLGRALLRAPALLLLDECTDGLDARYREIFFDVLEEHAARCTVIMTAHRPGQIPAWCEERHYVSDGRLYSVPPSQAGEASEAEGTDAVQEKGLTITDDEAGQVEAVHPLLNLENVTVFIDRQEVLHNVTWSMHQGEHWRISGANGSGKSTLLRLLAGDEFAAAGGTLERWLPRQGGAVDTLAAVRKGIRLVSDLSQALYGYSLTAHDMVCTGFDNSIGVYRKFSPAEKAEALRRMREMFPEESEEGVEALGRQSIRRLSTGQLRRLFLARALVGEPDLLLLDEPCSGLDAQSRARYLNLLDHLAARGLPMVFVSHHGEDAPLCINREAHMEDGRLRVIV, encoded by the coding sequence ATGTTTGAACCAATTGTAACCATCAGGGATCTGAGTCTTTTTCTGCCTGGCGACGCCAGCCAGCGGCGCATCTTGCACCACATAGACTGGCAGGTTGCGCGTGGCCGCCACTGCGCCCTGCTTGGGCCCAACGGCTCCGGCAAGTCCACCCTGCTGCGACTGCTGCGCGGCGAACTTTGGCCTTCCAAGGGCCACATCTGGTGGCACACGGCCGAAGGCCGCGAACAGTCACCTCTGGCCGGACGCGCCATGACGGCCCTTGTGTCCCCCGGCCAGCAGGAAAACTACCAGCGCCAGGCGTGGGATCTGACAGGTCTGGACCTGCTGCTCACAGGATTTGACGATACGCCCCTGGTCTATTCCGACGGCGGCGCTCAGGCCCTCGCCCGCCGCGAAGCAGCCGTGCGGATGGCGGACCGCCTCGAGGCGGAGGGCCTCCTGGATCGCGCCATGCACACCCTTTCGCAAGGCCAGTTGCGCCTGCTGCTTCTGGGCAGAGCCCTGTTGCGGGCCCCGGCCCTACTTTTGCTTGACGAGTGCACCGACGGACTGGACGCCCGCTACCGCGAAATTTTCTTTGACGTGCTTGAAGAGCACGCCGCGCGCTGCACCGTCATCATGACCGCGCACCGTCCCGGGCAGATACCCGCCTGGTGCGAGGAACGCCACTATGTCAGTGACGGCAGGCTGTATTCCGTCCCTCCGAGCCAGGCAGGCGAAGCCTCGGAAGCCGAGGGAACTGACGCTGTGCAGGAAAAAGGGCTTACCATCACGGATGATGAAGCCGGGCAGGTTGAAGCGGTGCATCCCTTGCTGAACCTTGAAAACGTCACCGTTTTCATCGACAGACAGGAAGTGCTGCACAATGTCACCTGGAGCATGCATCAAGGGGAGCACTGGCGCATCAGCGGGGCCAACGGCTCAGGTAAATCCACCCTGCTGCGGCTGCTGGCCGGTGACGAGTTCGCGGCCGCCGGGGGCACGCTGGAGCGCTGGCTGCCGCGTCAGGGCGGCGCTGTGGACACCCTGGCCGCAGTGCGCAAGGGCATACGCCTTGTATCCGACCTGTCGCAGGCGCTGTACGGCTATTCGCTGACGGCGCATGACATGGTCTGCACCGGGTTTGACAACAGCATCGGCGTCTACCGCAAGTTCAGCCCGGCGGAAAAGGCCGAGGCTCTCCGCCGCATGCGCGAGATGTTTCCTGAAGAAAGCGAGGAGGGCGTAGAAGCCCTCGGGCGGCAGTCCATCCGTCGTCTGTCCACCGGGCAGCTGCGCCGCCTCTTCCTGGCGCGGGCGCTGGTGGGCGAGCCTGATCTGCTGCTGCTGGACGAACCCTGCTCCGGCCTGGACGCCCAAAGCCGCGCGCGCTACCTCAACCTTCTGGACCATCTGGCCGCCAGGGGGCTGCCTATGGTCTTTGTGTCCCACCATGGCGAAGACGCGCCCCTGTGCATCAATCGCGAGGCGCATATGGAAGACGGACGGCTGCGTGTGATCGTGTAG
- a CDS encoding DedA family protein, protein MDILRYFIDFILHIDVHLFELVAQYGLWIYAILFIVVFCETGLVVTPFLPGDSLLFASGVVAGAGLMGYAEVMLVLLAAGVFGDAVNYCIGRHVGPAIFSRDSRFIKKEHLLKAHHFYERHGGKAIVLARFVPIVRTFAPFVAGIALMCPRTFFFFNVTGCILWVGCLVSAGFFLGNLDWVRQNFSIIVYAIVVVSVLPVVIEVLRSRFGGKKSDVDGREKK, encoded by the coding sequence ATGGATATACTGCGCTATTTTATTGACTTTATTCTGCACATTGACGTGCATCTTTTTGAACTGGTTGCACAATACGGTCTTTGGATTTACGCCATACTTTTTATCGTCGTTTTTTGTGAGACCGGCCTCGTGGTAACGCCCTTTCTGCCGGGCGACTCCCTGCTGTTCGCGTCGGGCGTGGTGGCCGGGGCCGGGCTTATGGGCTATGCGGAAGTGATGCTGGTGCTGCTGGCGGCGGGCGTTTTTGGCGATGCCGTCAATTATTGCATCGGCCGCCATGTGGGCCCGGCCATTTTTTCCCGTGACAGCCGCTTCATCAAGAAGGAACACCTGCTCAAGGCCCATCATTTTTACGAGCGCCACGGCGGCAAGGCCATTGTGCTGGCCCGCTTTGTGCCCATTGTCCGCACATTTGCCCCCTTTGTGGCGGGTATTGCCCTCATGTGCCCGCGCACCTTCTTTTTCTTCAACGTGACGGGCTGCATACTGTGGGTGGGCTGCCTGGTTTCAGCCGGATTTTTTCTGGGGAATCTGGATTGGGTGCGCCAGAACTTCAGCATCATCGTCTATGCCATTGTGGTGGTCTCGGTGCTGCCGGTGGTCATAGAAGTGCTGCGATCCCGCTTTGGCGGCAAAAAGAGCGATGTGGACGGAAGGGAAAAAAAGTAG
- a CDS encoding alpha/beta hydrolase family protein, translating to MGFRTLGQWDPESGLRLDVNLWYPSVRPPRDIQYGPWEISAARGGKAVDGRFPLILLSHDTAGSRFSYHDTAAWLAASGFVVAAPTHPGDNTDNMDLLLTWQQLSNRVRELSSLIPLLLNDPESEPSIDPERIGVLGFGAGGTAALLLGGALPDCEGWRTYCAQAGKQDMYCNVWARNRMDGLCRSLPLTKSLADKRVKAVAAVAPGFGMLFNRDSFRWFYPPLLLMAASNDRLNNTALHARRIYDMAGKKSRWLVLDKADAGALMAPCPPALEAELPELCRSVSDESRKSIHKSMVAALTEFFLHYLGNSVNLPRIPEPPDLSPPLPPKPEHAPAPVQPAKRNRAK from the coding sequence GTGGGTTTTCGTACCCTTGGGCAGTGGGACCCGGAAAGCGGCCTGCGCCTTGACGTAAACCTTTGGTATCCCTCGGTGCGACCTCCGCGCGACATCCAGTACGGCCCGTGGGAAATCTCCGCAGCCCGTGGGGGAAAAGCCGTGGACGGGCGTTTTCCGCTTATCCTGCTTTCGCACGATACCGCGGGATCGCGCTTTTCGTATCACGACACCGCCGCATGGCTGGCCGCCAGCGGTTTTGTGGTGGCCGCGCCCACCCACCCCGGCGACAATACCGACAATATGGATCTTCTGCTGACCTGGCAGCAACTGTCCAACAGGGTGCGCGAGCTTTCCAGCCTTATCCCCCTTCTGCTCAATGATCCTGAATCCGAACCCTCCATTGACCCCGAGCGCATCGGCGTGCTGGGGTTCGGCGCCGGCGGCACTGCCGCCCTGCTGCTGGGCGGCGCGCTGCCCGACTGCGAGGGCTGGCGCACCTACTGCGCCCAGGCGGGCAAGCAGGACATGTATTGCAATGTCTGGGCGCGCAACCGCATGGATGGTCTCTGCCGGAGCCTGCCCCTGACCAAGAGCCTCGCCGACAAGCGCGTCAAGGCTGTGGCCGCTGTGGCTCCGGGTTTTGGCATGCTCTTCAACCGCGATTCTTTCCGCTGGTTTTACCCGCCTCTGCTGCTCATGGCCGCCTCCAACGACCGGCTGAACAATACCGCCCTGCACGCCCGCCGGATTTATGACATGGCGGGCAAAAAATCCCGCTGGCTGGTACTGGACAAGGCTGACGCAGGAGCGCTCATGGCCCCCTGCCCGCCCGCGCTGGAGGCGGAACTGCCCGAACTTTGCCGTTCGGTCAGCGATGAGAGCAGAAAAAGCATCCACAAAAGCATGGTTGCGGCCTTAACCGAGTTTTTTCTCCATTATCTGGGGAACAGCGTTAACCTTCCGCGCATTCCGGAGCCGCCAGACCTTAGCCCGCCCCTGCCACCCAAGCCCGAACACGCGCCTGCTCCTGTGCAGCCCGCAAAACGCAACCGTGCAAAATAA